A section of the Aminiphilus circumscriptus DSM 16581 genome encodes:
- a CDS encoding chemotaxis protein CheW, which yields MEKPEKGHSGEVSPEEMVFSPPAEAETNDAVPTGFPLSWRSESALRERRARILRERAILLAREPKQLVSIGDALEVVVFRLAEEVYALESTCVGEVFPLRNLVPVPGTPSFVAGIVNLRGQILSVLDLRVFFDLPRQDPEGMVLFLRSEEMELGVLADALLGVRTLLREEIRPAPPSMPGPRSAYLKGVLGEDLILLDGRALLRDRSLVVEEELPE from the coding sequence GTGGAAAAACCAGAGAAAGGTCACTCCGGAGAGGTTTCTCCCGAAGAGATGGTTTTTTCGCCTCCGGCGGAGGCGGAGACGAACGATGCTGTTCCGACGGGCTTTCCCCTGTCCTGGAGGAGCGAGAGTGCGCTTCGGGAACGGAGGGCCCGCATCCTCCGGGAGCGGGCGATCCTGCTGGCCCGGGAGCCGAAGCAGCTCGTCTCCATCGGGGATGCCTTGGAAGTGGTGGTCTTTCGTCTGGCCGAGGAAGTGTATGCCCTGGAATCAACCTGCGTGGGCGAGGTGTTTCCTCTGCGGAACCTCGTCCCCGTCCCGGGCACGCCGTCCTTCGTGGCGGGCATCGTGAATCTCCGGGGACAGATTCTCTCGGTGCTCGACCTTCGGGTTTTCTTCGACCTGCCGCGCCAAGATCCGGAGGGCATGGTGCTCTTTCTCCGCTCGGAGGAGATGGAGCTGGGCGTTCTGGCGGACGCCCTCCTCGGCGTGCGAACGCTTCTTCGAGAGGAGATCCGTCCGGCGCCGCCGAGTATGCCCGGTCCTCGATCGGCCTATCTGAAGGGTGTCCTGGGAGAGGACCTGATTCTCCTGGACGGAAGGGCGCTTTTGCGAGATCGTTCCCTCGTGGTGGAGGAAGAACTTCCGGAATGA
- a CDS encoding CheR family methyltransferase has translation MSLPNSAGAARDAFPSEFKEALRALGAEVEARLGLTFPENRRIDLWRAVRDFARESGEDAATVLARLAAAPLSEDVVTRLTPHLTVGETYFFREAKALCLFRDEALPALARSSGKELRLWCAGCSTGEEAYTLAMLVEEKAREMSLPPVRILGTDLNERFLEKARRGVYSKWSFRGVSDARREADFRREGDVWAVHPRFRKCVTFAPDNLVEQTGSPWGDSGAVDVIFCRNVLIYFAPPTIRRVLERFSRLLASGGWLFVASCETALVRRPAFVPVTVEGVTAFRKAPPEESPLRVVSAALGDGDSLLDGGVFFANEEHPFGSGGEGVEPFSVLAGKAGGEMSPEFSDAFGEELPEDLASDGGGNGVSAAIGHAPPSSEVSPEDAAYDAFRRGDWEEAERLLEPLAAHSASAGRLLVRLEADRGRHDRALDLCRQALDREKGDPVLFYLLSLIHQERGEDDEGAQALRRALYLDPDFVAAHYSLGVLALRGGRTEEVRRHFRNASTLLAGLPEDAPVPEMEDMSSRALLEAMRLLSPWEAASEGSSR, from the coding sequence ATGTCCCTTCCGAATAGCGCCGGAGCTGCGCGGGACGCGTTCCCCTCCGAGTTCAAAGAGGCGTTGCGTGCTCTCGGAGCGGAGGTGGAGGCACGGCTGGGGCTCACCTTTCCGGAGAACCGGAGGATTGATCTCTGGCGTGCTGTGCGGGACTTCGCGAGGGAGAGCGGAGAGGATGCGGCGACGGTGTTGGCGCGTCTCGCCGCGGCACCCCTTTCGGAGGACGTGGTGACACGACTGACACCCCACCTCACCGTGGGAGAGACCTACTTTTTCCGTGAGGCAAAAGCGCTCTGTCTCTTCCGCGACGAGGCGCTGCCCGCTCTGGCCCGTTCCTCCGGAAAGGAGCTGCGCCTCTGGTGCGCCGGATGCAGTACCGGCGAAGAGGCCTACACGCTCGCCATGCTCGTGGAGGAAAAGGCCCGGGAGATGTCCTTGCCTCCCGTGCGGATCCTCGGCACGGACCTGAACGAACGTTTTCTGGAGAAAGCCCGGAGGGGCGTCTACTCCAAGTGGTCGTTCCGAGGTGTTTCCGACGCCCGGCGGGAGGCCGATTTCCGCCGCGAGGGAGATGTCTGGGCCGTGCATCCCCGCTTTCGGAAATGCGTCACCTTCGCGCCGGACAACCTCGTGGAGCAAACGGGCTCCCCCTGGGGGGATTCCGGTGCGGTGGACGTCATCTTCTGTCGCAACGTGCTGATCTACTTCGCTCCTCCCACGATCCGGCGGGTTCTGGAGCGCTTTTCCCGTCTCCTCGCCTCGGGGGGATGGCTTTTCGTCGCATCCTGCGAGACGGCTCTCGTGCGGCGCCCCGCGTTCGTTCCGGTTACCGTCGAGGGAGTCACGGCCTTCCGGAAGGCTCCGCCGGAAGAGAGCCCTTTGCGGGTCGTCTCCGCGGCGCTCGGCGACGGGGACTCCTTGCTCGACGGGGGCGTCTTTTTCGCGAACGAAGAGCACCCTTTCGGGAGCGGCGGAGAGGGGGTTGAACCCTTTTCGGTGCTTGCCGGGAAGGCCGGTGGAGAGATGTCCCCGGAGTTTTCCGATGCGTTCGGAGAGGAGCTTCCGGAGGACCTCGCTTCCGATGGCGGCGGGAACGGTGTCTCCGCCGCCATCGGACATGCTCCACCCTCGTCCGAAGTAAGCCCGGAGGACGCGGCGTATGACGCCTTCCGGCGAGGGGACTGGGAGGAGGCGGAGCGCCTTCTGGAACCTCTGGCGGCTCATTCCGCTTCGGCGGGAAGGCTTCTCGTGCGCCTGGAGGCGGACCGGGGACGGCACGACCGTGCTCTGGATCTGTGTCGCCAGGCCCTCGACAGGGAAAAGGGAGATCCTGTCCTCTTTTATCTTCTCTCCCTGATTCACCAGGAGCGGGGGGAGGACGACGAGGGAGCACAGGCGCTCCGGCGGGCTCTTTATCTCGATCCGGACTTCGTGGCGGCCCATTATTCCCTCGGCGTCCTCGCCCTTCGGGGAGGACGGACCGAGGAGGTCCGGCGGCACTTCCGCAATGCCTCGACGCTCCTTGCGGGATTGCCCGAGGACGCGCCGGTGCCCGAGATGGAGGACATGTCCTCCCGGGCTCTTCTCGAAGCAATGCGTCTTTTGAGCCCATGGGAGGCTGCTTCGGAAGGGTCGTCCCGGTAG
- a CDS encoding chemotaxis protein CheW, with the protein MVREVFLVFSVAEQRFALPVEDIERVVAAAETTPLPDAPPFVLGVVNVSGEAAPVVDLRQRLGAPRRDMLLSDRFLLVRDEGRLFALLTDGVEGVCALEPQDVSVSSDGDARVALSPGEHVPVALRRIRSLLVSSGGGSTGEDMHVPSE; encoded by the coding sequence GTGGTGCGTGAGGTCTTTCTCGTTTTCTCCGTGGCGGAACAGCGGTTTGCCCTTCCCGTGGAAGACATTGAGCGGGTTGTGGCCGCCGCGGAGACGACGCCGCTCCCGGACGCGCCTCCCTTCGTTCTCGGGGTGGTGAACGTGAGCGGCGAGGCGGCTCCCGTGGTGGACCTGCGGCAGCGTCTCGGAGCCCCGAGGCGGGACATGCTCCTCTCCGACCGCTTTCTTCTTGTCCGGGACGAAGGCCGCCTTTTCGCGCTCCTCACGGACGGTGTGGAAGGAGTGTGTGCCCTCGAACCTCAGGATGTCTCGGTTTCTTCCGACGGCGATGCCAGGGTTGCACTTTCCCCGGGGGAGCACGTTCCGGTGGCTCTCCGTCGCATCCGTTCCCTTCTCGTGTCGTCGGGAGGCGGAAGCACCGGCGAGGACATGCATGTCCCTTCCGAATAG
- a CDS encoding ATP-binding protein, whose amino-acid sequence MMEATRRAGLLPLGGALLFACLVGMGFWGLARWFQAQLLAEARRSVLTQVMPLRAGFANALERRFFHLEGLAGFVDIHGAEDSSYPEFHFLSYAERVFARVEGVRTVALAPEGVIRLVFPLEGNEEALGLDLLAGWDETRQDEGVRRALEERRLSVTGPVELRQGGRGIIGLLPIYIAGRFWGFASMVVTLPALLSEVGFGVLWEEFSLALRNPNGDVFFGIPEVFEADPVRQTISYGGNVWELGAVPRGGWNGAIRERLRYFLLGEGLLLLVLTLFVHAALWRYVSLSGEVAYRTEELTRANRELQAEAEERRRVHAALRERERRFRTIVENSEAGYVFCDTNRIVRNVNRAWLSLHGFAAPEDVLGTDFLHHVPAEQIRETAALLERLFQGERAVSGESARLRRDGSLGYHTYSLTVVVENGRVVGAEGFFLDTTERRKAFEELRILNAELEERVAARTKELVEANRTLEEKNARLAELNEELSAMNEEVGASNEQLSAMNEELTAMNEELAANNETLLLERERRAELERRLREMEEELDGFRRKAERLALVSHEFRTPLSSILTSVQLLEDFWATMDEERRRGHLHRIEENVRHLSALAREGLFLGCTGNGREGRICTEGGFGERVSMEVLPFCRRLVEEFAAGEGRNAVLRCVAGEGVTDAEPLVASLDPVGFRILLTNLLSNAVKYSPPGSVVEVVVGRRDDCLELTVADEGMGISAEDLPRLFDPFFRGESARHVSGTGLGLHMVKRLVDDAGGSLSVTSVPGKGTTVTILLPLEEAGA is encoded by the coding sequence ATGATGGAGGCAACGCGCAGAGCCGGATTGCTGCCTCTCGGTGGCGCGCTGCTTTTCGCGTGCCTTGTCGGGATGGGTTTTTGGGGGCTTGCCCGCTGGTTTCAGGCCCAGCTCCTTGCCGAGGCGAGGCGTTCCGTGCTGACCCAGGTGATGCCCCTTCGAGCGGGATTCGCCAACGCACTGGAGCGGCGTTTCTTTCACCTGGAGGGACTTGCGGGCTTCGTGGACATTCATGGAGCGGAAGACTCTTCCTACCCGGAGTTCCACTTCCTTTCCTATGCGGAACGGGTTTTCGCCCGGGTGGAGGGCGTGCGCACGGTGGCTCTGGCCCCGGAAGGGGTGATTCGTCTCGTCTTTCCGCTGGAGGGCAACGAGGAAGCGCTGGGGCTTGATCTCCTCGCGGGGTGGGACGAGACGCGCCAGGACGAGGGGGTGCGCCGCGCTCTGGAAGAACGGCGGCTCTCCGTGACCGGCCCCGTTGAACTGCGCCAGGGAGGAAGGGGCATCATCGGGCTCCTTCCCATTTATATCGCCGGGCGTTTCTGGGGATTCGCCTCCATGGTGGTGACGCTCCCGGCACTCCTGAGCGAGGTGGGATTCGGTGTCCTGTGGGAAGAGTTCTCCCTTGCGTTGCGGAACCCGAACGGAGATGTCTTTTTTGGAATCCCCGAGGTTTTCGAGGCGGATCCGGTGCGACAGACCATCTCCTACGGAGGAAATGTCTGGGAACTCGGAGCCGTGCCGAGGGGTGGCTGGAACGGGGCGATCCGGGAAAGACTCCGTTATTTCCTGCTCGGGGAAGGACTTCTGCTCCTGGTTCTCACGCTCTTCGTCCACGCGGCGCTGTGGCGGTACGTCTCCCTTTCCGGAGAGGTGGCATACCGCACGGAGGAACTCACCCGGGCCAACCGGGAACTCCAGGCCGAGGCGGAGGAGCGGCGCAGGGTCCACGCGGCATTGCGCGAGCGGGAACGGCGTTTTCGGACCATCGTCGAGAACAGCGAGGCGGGATACGTCTTCTGCGACACGAACCGGATCGTCCGGAATGTGAACCGTGCGTGGCTCTCCCTGCACGGCTTTGCCGCCCCGGAGGACGTGCTCGGCACGGATTTCCTCCACCACGTTCCCGCCGAGCAGATACGGGAGACGGCGGCGTTGCTCGAACGCCTGTTTCAGGGCGAGCGGGCCGTCTCGGGCGAATCCGCCCGTCTCCGAAGGGACGGTTCCCTGGGGTATCACACCTACAGTCTCACTGTCGTTGTGGAGAATGGTCGCGTGGTGGGCGCTGAAGGGTTCTTCCTCGACACCACGGAACGGCGGAAGGCCTTCGAGGAGTTGCGGATCCTGAACGCGGAACTTGAGGAACGTGTGGCGGCCAGGACGAAGGAACTCGTCGAGGCGAACCGAACACTCGAGGAAAAAAACGCCCGCCTTGCGGAACTGAACGAGGAGCTGTCCGCCATGAACGAAGAAGTAGGGGCTTCAAACGAACAACTCTCCGCGATGAACGAGGAACTCACGGCCATGAACGAGGAACTTGCCGCGAACAATGAAACGCTCCTCCTCGAAAGAGAACGTCGTGCCGAGCTGGAACGCCGTCTCCGGGAGATGGAGGAGGAACTCGACGGCTTCCGGCGGAAGGCGGAGCGGCTTGCTCTGGTCTCCCACGAATTCCGCACGCCTCTTTCGTCCATTCTCACATCGGTGCAGCTCCTGGAGGATTTCTGGGCCACCATGGACGAGGAGCGGCGCAGGGGACATCTTCACCGCATCGAGGAAAATGTGCGGCATCTTTCGGCCCTGGCGAGGGAAGGGCTTTTTCTCGGGTGCACCGGAAATGGGCGGGAGGGCCGGATCTGCACGGAGGGAGGATTCGGGGAACGCGTTTCCATGGAGGTGCTGCCCTTCTGCCGCCGCCTCGTGGAAGAGTTCGCCGCCGGCGAAGGACGGAATGCGGTGCTTCGGTGCGTCGCCGGCGAGGGCGTGACGGACGCCGAGCCTCTCGTGGCCTCGCTGGACCCGGTGGGCTTTCGTATTCTCCTCACGAACCTGCTTTCCAACGCGGTGAAATATTCTCCTCCGGGAAGCGTTGTGGAGGTCGTCGTGGGACGCCGTGACGACTGTCTCGAGCTGACCGTGGCGGATGAGGGGATGGGCATTTCCGCCGAGGATCTCCCGCGTCTTTTCGATCCCTTCTTCCGCGGAGAATCCGCGCGCCATGTCTCCGGAACAGGCCTGGGGCTGCACATGGTGAAGCGCCTCGTGGACGACGCGGGAGGCTCCCTGTCGGTGACGAGCGTGCCCGGAAAGGGAACCACGGTGACGATTCTCCTTCCCCTGGAGGAGGCGGGGGCGTGA
- a CDS encoding glycosyltransferase family 4 protein: MKICIATDAWFPQVNGVVRTLAATRERLEHLGHTVMLLSPDRFPSLPCPTYPEIRIAWGVWGAGPEIAAFRPDAVHIATEGPVGLATRSWCLASGVPFSTSFTTRFPEYLSLRLGMAPEFFYGYFSWFHSASSSVMVATPSLEEELRNRGFRNLRRWGRGVDAALFHPWTGSEAERHAFVASLLSGDDRSETVGTEPPFLLYVGRVAAEKSLPDFLNLRHPGTKLVVGDGPDLEMLRKNHPDARFLGVRNGQELARIYAASDVFVFPSRTDTFGIVLLEALASGVPVAARPVTGPRDILEHGGTGWLAEDLEEAVKQALRLDRAACRNAALRSSWEACTEQFLDNLVPVGGVRLEPLAS, from the coding sequence ATGAAAATCTGCATTGCCACCGACGCGTGGTTTCCCCAGGTGAACGGCGTCGTTCGCACCCTTGCCGCCACGCGGGAACGTCTGGAACACCTGGGGCACACGGTGATGCTCCTCTCTCCGGACAGGTTCCCCTCGCTTCCCTGCCCGACCTATCCGGAGATCCGCATCGCCTGGGGAGTGTGGGGAGCGGGGCCGGAGATCGCCGCCTTCCGCCCCGACGCGGTGCACATCGCCACGGAGGGCCCCGTGGGGCTCGCCACGCGGAGCTGGTGCCTCGCCTCGGGAGTCCCCTTCTCCACGTCCTTCACCACCCGCTTTCCCGAATATCTCTCGCTCCGTCTCGGCATGGCGCCGGAGTTCTTCTACGGCTATTTCTCCTGGTTTCACAGTGCGTCGTCGAGCGTCATGGTGGCCACGCCGAGCTTGGAGGAGGAACTGCGAAACCGGGGTTTCCGGAATCTCCGCCGATGGGGACGAGGCGTGGATGCCGCGCTCTTCCATCCCTGGACCGGAAGCGAGGCGGAACGGCACGCCTTCGTGGCGTCTCTCCTTTCCGGCGACGACCGGAGCGAAACCGTCGGAACGGAACCGCCGTTTCTTCTCTACGTGGGGCGTGTCGCGGCGGAAAAGAGCCTTCCGGACTTTCTGAACCTGCGCCATCCCGGCACCAAACTCGTCGTCGGAGACGGCCCGGATCTGGAGATGCTGCGGAAAAACCATCCGGACGCACGCTTTCTCGGCGTACGGAACGGACAAGAACTTGCCCGGATCTACGCCGCCTCGGACGTCTTCGTCTTTCCCAGCCGAACGGACACCTTCGGCATCGTGCTCCTGGAGGCCCTCGCCTCGGGCGTTCCCGTGGCGGCCCGTCCCGTGACCGGGCCTCGGGACATCCTGGAGCATGGGGGCACGGGATGGCTTGCGGAGGATCTGGAAGAAGCCGTGAAGCAGGCGCTCCGCCTGGACCGGGCCGCCTGCCGCAACGCGGCCCTCCGTTCCTCCTGGGAAGCCTGCACGGAACAGTTTCTGGACAATCTCGTTCCCGTCGGCGGCGTTCGGTTGGAACCTCTCGCGTCGTGA
- a CDS encoding PDZ domain-containing protein: MRGRRGQAGVFSGRTSAWRCSPECRGHAGFFPARPGALLLLLVVLLCALPETASAYETGLRLAPPDAGGFLPVAAILPGSPAEEAGFRVGDLLVEVDGDVLSGKTPSEVQTHLERRLSGGWSCLVVLVRNGASDVVRLRGTYTTFAQQRVLDCAEALRVAARRGDVAWEESLRFVAGMRDAGFPGEPLPAIQEETRRALRNSLRELAAVPLPEGVPPEAQRLLAEARDWLGRAQRFREEALALLADWKAREAAGTSSSARWKAWNDMSALADRARGRGRAHLLKALALVEMDARSLASFFEEE, encoded by the coding sequence ATGCGGGGAAGGAGGGGCCAGGCGGGCGTTTTTTCGGGGAGAACCTCTGCGTGGCGATGCTCCCCGGAATGCCGGGGGCATGCCGGTTTTTTCCCCGCGCGTCCTGGAGCGTTGCTGCTGCTCCTGGTCGTTCTTTTGTGCGCTCTTCCGGAAACGGCCTCGGCATACGAAACGGGACTCCGTCTCGCTCCACCTGATGCGGGGGGATTTCTTCCCGTGGCGGCAATTCTCCCCGGGAGTCCCGCGGAAGAGGCGGGATTCCGCGTGGGAGATCTTCTCGTGGAAGTGGACGGAGACGTTCTTTCCGGCAAGACCCCCTCGGAGGTTCAAACCCATCTCGAACGGCGCCTTTCCGGAGGATGGTCCTGCCTGGTTGTTTTGGTGCGAAATGGTGCGTCGGACGTGGTGCGGCTCCGGGGAACCTACACGACCTTTGCCCAGCAGCGCGTGCTCGACTGCGCGGAGGCCCTCCGGGTGGCCGCCCGCCGAGGCGACGTCGCCTGGGAGGAGAGCCTCCGCTTTGTCGCGGGAATGCGCGATGCCGGTTTTCCCGGAGAGCCTCTCCCCGCGATTCAGGAGGAAACGAGGCGTGCGCTCCGGAACTCCCTGAGGGAGCTTGCCGCGGTACCGCTTCCCGAGGGCGTTCCTCCGGAGGCACAGCGGCTTCTCGCGGAGGCACGGGACTGGCTCGGAAGGGCCCAGCGCTTCCGCGAGGAGGCACTGGCCCTTCTTGCGGACTGGAAGGCCCGGGAGGCGGCGGGAACGTCCTCTTCGGCGCGTTGGAAGGCCTGGAACGACATGTCCGCCCTGGCGGATCGCGCCCGGGGGAGAGGAAGGGCGCACCTGCTGAAAGCGCTCGCCCTCGTGGAGATGGATGCGCGGTCGTTGGCGTCGTTTTTCGAGGAGGAATGA